The Streptomyces sp. NBC_01142 genomic interval CGGGTCGGCGGCTGATGGTCGGCGAGCCTGAGCCGATCGGTGACTCTCCTGCTGGCGCGGCCTTCCTGTACGCGACCCCTGTCGAGGTGCCGCAGGCCGACGGGGTCCGGATGTACCTACCGCTGCTGGACGGCAGCGACCAGGTAGGAGTGATGGCTCTCACCCTGGATACCGTCGATGACGACGACCGGCGCCTGCTGCGCAGGCTCGCCGGTCTGGTCGCCGACATGCTGGTCACCAAGCACGGCTACACCGACCAGTTCTTCCTGGCCCGGCGCCGCGAACCGATGAGCGTGGCTGCGGAGATCCAGTGGTCTCTGCTGCCGCCGCTGGCGATGTCCGTCCCGCAGGTCGCGGTGGCCGGAATCCTGGAGCCCGCCTACAACGTCGGCGGCGACAGCTTCGACTACGCCCTCAACGACGACATCCTGCACGTGGCCATGGTTGATGCGATGGGCCATGGTCTGGACTCTGCCACGATGGCGACCGTCGCCGTCGGCGCCTACCGGCATGCCAGGCGTGCCGACATCGGTCTGTCCGAGATCTACACGTTCATGGACCGGGCCATCGCCGGGCAGTTCGGGCCGGACCACTTCGTCACCGCGCAGATGATGCGCCTGGACATCACAACGGGCTACCTGCAGTGGGTCAACGCGGGCCACCCTGCACCGCTGTTGATCCGCAACCACCAGGTCGTCGGGCAACTTCAGGGCCCGACCACGTTGCCGGTCGGCTTCGGCGGTGAAGAGCCCCAGGTCAGCGAACGGATGCTGGAACGCGGCGACCGGGTGCTGTGCTTCACCGACGGCGTGATCGAGGAGCACGAAGCCGGCGAAGAGCCGTTCGGCGAGGAACAACTCATCCACTGGGTCAACCGCATTGAGCCCGAAGAGAAGGGAGTGCGGGCGGTGGTGCGCTCGCTCTCCCACACGCTGAAGCAGCAACGGGGCGGGAGCACCAGCGACGACGCGACCCTCTTCCTGATCGAGTGGCGCGGGGGTGCCGCCGACCATCTCGCCGTCCTGGAGTGAGCCGACAGCCGCGCCACCATAGACAGAGCCGACGGCACGCAGACCCGCGCTCTGGCCAACCGCGGTGCGCACTCGCCGCTGGGACTGTCCGCCGATGCGCCCCTGACCACGCCCCCCACGGAACCGGGGTCCTCACGAGCCCTGCACGTCAGAGACGCGACCCGAGGGAACAGGGATTTACCGACCGATCGTTCCACTCCCGCCGCTGCCGCGGACACTCTGCGAGCGAAGCCGGCTCCGCGATCCCCCTGGGGAATTACGCGACCGTCCACACGAGCGTCACCCATGCCCAGGTCCTCATTGAGCCGGTACCGCAGCAACAGAAGGGCGTCGGTACCAGCGACCTGTGCCAGGCGGTCGAGCAGGGCCCCGATTCGGGAGTCGTCTCCGGCGCGAACGGCCTCGGCGATGCCGCCGATGATCTCGCACACTGAGGCCGGTAGGGGCCTGAGTCGGTGTCCATACCTGCTGTTACCCGCGCGCCCGGCGCGCTGGACTCACTCGTTGGTGTGGCGGCTGCCGGACCGGTGGGGCCCAACCATTGACCGGCCGGTCCGGCAGCCTCGGCGTGGTGCGAGGGGTGCCGTCGCACCATGCCGGTCTATTGGGTCGCGGGCCTGTTCCCGGTGCGGGGGAAGCCCGCGTGGTCGCCGGGGCGTCTGGCGATGGTGCTGGTGTTGCAGTTCGTGGAGGGACTGACCGACCGGCAGGCCGCTGAGGCCGTGCGGGCCCGGATCGACTGGAAGTTCGCGCTGGGGCTGGAGCTGACCGATCCCGGCTTCGGCAGCGGAGTTCCATTGGTCGGGCCAGCCATCGGCCCGACTTCCGGCCGCCGAGGTCCACCCGAGCGTCACCTGATCCATCCCTCGCCAGCCATGGGCACGAGGGTGTAGATCTCCACGCGGACCTGATGGACGCGGGCTGCTCGTGATGGTCACCGCGGCGAACGTGAGCGATCGTGATGCGGCCAAGGAGCTGCTGTTCCGCATCGCTCTCATGCACCCCGAGATCGCCATTGTCTGGGCCGATTCCGCATACGCCGGGAAGCTGGTGACCTGGGCCAAGACCTACCTCGACATCACCATCAAGACGGTACGGCGCCCGCCGGACGCCAAGGGCTTCGTGGTCCTGCCGCAGGTGGGTGGTCGAGCGGTCCTGGTCGTGGGTCATGCGAGCCCGCCGTCACTGCCGCGACCACGAACGCCTCCCGCAGATGAGCGAATCACTGATCACCTGGGCCGCCATCACCCTCATGACCCGTCGCCTCACCCGCCCCCAGGCCAAACCCGCCAGCCGGCGCGCTACCACCCCGTACTACTACCTGGACCAGCAGGCGGCCTGATCCTCATGCCCGCGCGACCGCGGCGCGGTCCCATGGCCGACAGCTTGATCAGGTGCTGACGCCGGCGAAACGCTCACGCCAGGCAGCATCGATGCTGGCATACCGGGGGAACCGCTCCTGCAGGGAAGTCAGGCGCAGCAAGCGGCCGATGGAGGCCTGGTCATAGACCACCCGCGTCCATCTGCCCGTGGCCCGACTTCGATCCCAGGCCGTGCACAGGTCGTGCAGGGGACTGCAGCCCATGAAGGACACCCTGCGGAGGTCGACGATCAGCCAGTCGGCGCCGGCCTTGGAGGCCGTCCCCCGTAACAGGAAGGCGAAGTCCAGGGCCGTGGCCACGTCGAGTTCCCCGGCCGGGCTGGCCACCCGACAGTTCTCCAGTTGCACGGGCCATTGGTCTTCCATACTGATCCAGCTCCTCAGGCCAGTACCGCATGAGCAAGGCCATGCGGAGGAAGCCCGGGACATGGAATCCGCCTCCCCAGCCTAAGACTTGTCCCGTAACTGCTGGTCACGGGTGAGATGATCTTCGGGTGTCTGGTGTGATCACGGCGTCGGAGCCGTCCTGGATAGCCCCGTTCACCGGGCTGAGCCCGCGTTCCTTCGGCAGGTTGGTGACCGCACTGCGCCGCGAAGGTGCAGATCCGGTCCGTAAGGGCCGCCCGTGGGGACTTCCGCTGGAGGACCGGGTTCTGCTCGTCGCGGCCTACTGGCGCACGAACCTGACAATGCGCCAACTCGCTCCGCTCTTCGGTGTATCGAAGTCCGCGGCGGACCGCATCATCGACCACCTCGGCCCGTCGCTGGCGCTCCAGCCCCGCAAACGGTTCCGCAAGGACACCGTGCTCATCGTGGACGGCACCCTGGTGCCCACCCGCGACCACAGCATCGCCGAGCAGTCCAAGAACTACCGGTACTCCACGAACCACCAGGTCGTCATCGACGCCGATACCCGCCTGGTCGTCGTGGTCGGCCGGCCCTTGCCCGGCAACCGCAACGACTGCAGGGCGTGGGAGGAGTCCGGCGCGAAGGCCGCCGTCGGCAAGGCCATGACGATCGCCGACGGCGGCTATCCGGGCACCGGACTCGTCATGCCACACCGTCGGCGCAAAGGTGAAGAACTGCCTGACTGGAAGCAGGCCCACAACAAGTCCCACAAACAGGTTCGCGCCCGCGTGGAGCACGTTTTTGCCCGCATGAAGACCTGGAAGATCCTCCGCGACTGCCGCCTCAAGGGCGATGGCGTCCACCACGCCATGCTCGGAATCGCCCGCCTCCACAACCTCAACCTCGCCGGATAGGCGGGCGGCCGGACCGGCCACCAGCCACGCCCGCACCCACCCAAGATCATTTACGGGACAAGCCTTAGAAGCGCTGGCACTGCAAACGGGCGGTCGCCTGGTCTTGCCCCAAAGCCTGATTTCTCGGCCGTACTTGTCTACGCAATGACGCTCACTGCCACAATCGGGCCCTTCACCGGACCGATTACCACACTCACCAGACCCGAGGGGCCCTCTCCGCCCGGACACCGAAAAGCAGCACTTGGCATGCAAGGGTCACAAGCAGGCACTGAGGCCGGCGTGCACCCTGTCGGCGGTATGTGCGGTGACCTTTGCTGCCCATGCGCGTTGAAGGGCCATGCCGATGTCCTCTACGTCTCCCGCCCCGGCTCCCAGGTGCGCCCTCCGGTCCTTCCTGCTGACGTGAGCCGAGCTGTCCCGCCGGCCGTCCGGGAGAAGGCCCGCACCCGGACCTGTCCGGACTGCCGGACCGTGCCGGGGGAGAAGTGCGCGCCGGACCGGCCCGGACGCTCTCAGCTGCACCGGGGCCGGATCCAGGATGCCGAGCGAGCCTTGGCGCCTCTGCCGCCGTACCGGATCCTGCCGCCGGGCACGGACCAGGACCGAAGGTTCATGGAGCTGGATCCCGGCTGCGCCGACACCCTGGTGGTGTCGTTGCACAAGGACGTGCTCCCGGAGCTGTCCGGCTCTCCCTATGAGGCCACGGCTCTGCTGTGGCTGGCCCTGCAACAGGAAGGGCTGAGCCAGCCTGGGGAGCCGCCGGAGATCAAGAGCTTCCCGCTGGGGTTCTTGCTCGCGCCGGTGTTCTTCCTGACGCCCGGCGAGTTCGTCGAGGCGGTGGACCGGCTCGACGCCCGTGGTTTCGTCGAGAGGGTCGGTGCCAGGGGAGTCTGGATCAACCCCGTGGTGGTCCGTGTCCTCGAGCGCCGGGAAGTGCCCGCTCGCCTCCTGATGGAGTGGAGCGCGGACAAAGGCAGCTGGGCAGGCCCCGCGATGCCGGTGTTCCCCGATCCGGTGGGCACCTGAACCGAGCTCAGGTCTGTCCCGGCTCGGTCGGCCGGTGGTAGGAGGCGGGGTTGTGCAGCCACTTCTGGACCTGCCGAAGACCTTCGCGGAGCGCTAGCATCCGCGGCGGCGCGGGACTTCACTCCCGTCACGTCGTTGATCCGGATCTGAACGAACGCGGCACCGCGCCCCGCAGGGTGGCACACAGCGGGCCCACCCGTTTGGCGATCTCCTGCGGGACTGCGCCCGCCGCGGCATGCGCGCGCCCGTCCTCGCCGTCGGCGACGGGCGCCCGGCTTCTGGAAGGCTCTGGCCGAGGTCTTCCCCGCCGCCCGGCATCAGAGGTGCTGGGTTCATAAAACGGCCAATGTGGTCAACGCGCTGCCGAAGTCGGCCCAGCCAAACGCCCGCAAGGTTCTGCAGGACATCTACAACGCCGAGGACCGCGACCACGCCCTCAAGGCGATCACCGCCTTCGAGAACGCCTACGGCGCGAAGTGGCCCAAGGCCGTCAAGAAGATCACCGACGATGTCGACGAGCTGCTGGCGTTCTACGACTTCCCCGCCGAACACTGGATCCACCTCCGGACGACGAACCCGATCGAGTCGACGTTCGCGACCGTCCGGCTGCAGACCAAGGTCACCAGAGGTGACGGAAGCGCGGCCGCCGCCCTGGCTATGGTCTTCAAGCTCGTCGAGGCCGCCCAGGCCCGCTGGCGAGCGGTGAACGCACCCCACCTCGCCGCCCTGGTCCGCGCCGGAGCCCGCTTCGAACGTGGCGTGCTGATAGAGCGCTCTGAGACGATCGCAGCGTGACGAGCCACCGCGGTATCAGCGCAACGCCCCGTCGGCAGCTGTGGGAACTTCAGCGCGCTGCCTATGCCGCGGAGGCCGAACTCATCGGATTCGACGGCATCCCGCCACTGCACGAAACCCTTCAGGAGTTGCGCGGCTGCACCGAGTCCTTCCTTGGGGTGTCCGACGAGAACGGTTTGGCCGGAGCGGTGTCCTGGAACCGACTGCACGACGGCACCTTGGATATCTGCCGACTCGTGGTCTATCCGCGGGCACATCGCCGCGGCATCGCTACAGCGCTGCTCAACAGTCTGGACGTTATGGAACCCGCAGATGTGACCCTGGTCTCCACCGGAACCGCCAACCAGCCCGCACTCGCCCTCTACCAAAGGCGCGGATTCACCCTCATCAGCAAACGTCAGATTGCGCCCGGCGTCACGGTCACACTGCTGGAACGCAAGACCGACGACTCACCCGACGGACCGCCAATCCACAAGTCTTGACAATTACTCGCTTCTTCACCGTCCAGAGCCTTCGCGTAGTACCGCTGCAGAACGGCGATGCTCTGGCCCGCCCGGCGGGCCATCTCGGCGAGGCTCACGCCCGACCTGAGCCAGAAGGACACGCACGCGTGCCGGAGGTCGTACGGGATGCAGACCTGCTCCTGCGAGATTGTCCGTGTCCGGAAGTGTTGCTCGCGACGCCAAGGTTCAAGGACTCGACGGCGTCCGCTGGCCCCGCCTCATTTGCCACTCCGTCGTCGATGAAGGCCGCGTCGCCACCCTCGAGCCGGTCTAACAGCAGACGGGAGGCAGGGCCAGGGCCCCCTCTTTCGTAAACGCGTAATCCTCGTGGCCCACTCGAAACGCACAACGACCGCCAGCTCCACGGACGACGATCTTTGGGCGATCAACCCCCTTGCGAGAATCGGACAATGGGCGTCAAGTGCATTGCTGGAACCAAGCCTTGCTGTGAGACTCGGGGCACCTGACCGGAGAATTTCGTCGCCGTCTCCAGCGGGCAGCAAGACTCGCGATGCTCGGACCCTTCCCTTTGCACCTACCGGATGTTGTTCGGGCTCTCCGCCAGTCTCTAAGGGCTTGCAGATCATTAACACGTCGTCTTGATCTTGTTGCTGGGCTCGCCGGTTTGGGCGAGGACCCGAGCTCGGAGGGCCGCGAGGACGACGGGTGGTGTCGTCGCGGGTGGGATGACGATGCCGTGTGCCTCGAGCAGTCTCCTGTTCTTCAGGAGGGTGCGGTGCATCGCGGTGCGGCTGCTGCCGAATAGTACGGCGAGAGGTTCCGCGGCCAGGGCGACCCGCAGATGGAGCACGGTGGCCAGGACCTGTTCGGGGAAGGCGAGCCGGGGCGGACGGCCGCGCCGGGCATCGCCGTCGGGGGCCAAGGTTCCTGTGAGGGCGTCCAGTTGTTGCCGGGACATGCCGGTCAGGGCGGGATCGGACAGCAGGGCCTGCTCCCACTGCGGGGCCGGTGCCTGCGGAGCCCGGGCCGCCGGGACGGCAGGGCAGGGCTGCGGGTGCAGGGCATAGTTCCAGTCGCCATGGAAGGCATGCCGGGTCAGCGGCAGTGCCGCCATCTGCGCGTCACCGATGCGGACTCCGGTGGGATAGGTGTTGGTGTCGAGTGCGGCTCTCACGCGCAGCCCGGTGCGGGTGGTGGTCGCAGCGATGGACTGGACGATGACTTCGTGGCTGGTCAGCGGGCGGCCGCGCCAGTTCATGGTGATGTGCGAGAAGAGCCGGTGTTCGATCTTGTTCCACTTCGATGTGCCGGGCGGCAGATGACACACGGTGATGGTCAGTCCCGTTTCGGCAGCGAGCCGGGCCAGTTGCAGTTTCCAGGCTCGGGTGCGGTAGCCGTTGGAGCCGCCCGCGTCAGCGGTGATCAGCAGTCGTGCCGCCTGCGGGTAGGCAGCCCGGCCCTGGCCGTGCCACCAGCGGCGGATCGACTCGACCGCGAACGCGGCGGTGTCGTGATCGGTGCCGACGTTGACCCAGCCGGTGTCCGCCGCCAGATCGTAGATCCCGTAGGGGACGGCCTTGCCCAGCTGCGGGTCGGCGAAGTCATGCACGTTCACCGGCACCGGCTCACCCGACGGCCGCCACTGGCGGCCGTTGTTCTTGAACTCGCCGACGAGCTCTTTCTTCTTGGTATCCACGCTGATGACCGGCTGGCCGGCGTCCCGGTGCTCGCGGGCCTGCTCGTTGAGATAGCGGAACTGGGCATCCCGGTCCGGGTGCTGGCTGCCCTCGATTGTCTTGGCATTGGCCTGCAGGCTGAGCCCCTCCTCCCGCAGCAGGTTGGCGACGGTGTCGGCACTGACGCGGTGCCCGGCTCGGGTCAGCTCCCGCGCAAGCGTGCGGGTGGACTTCACCGTCCACCGCAGCGGCGACATCGGGTCACCCCGCACATCCGGCTCAACCAGCGCCAACAGTGCCGGCCGCAGCCCTAGATTCAGATCCGCGACCCGCTTGCGGCCCCCGCCGGGACGCCGCACCCGACCCAGAGGCCCCTCACCCGCCTCAAGTTCGAACACGCCCTTGCGGACCGTCGTCTCGCTGACCGCAGCGGCCTGTGCCACCGCCCGGACACCGCCGTGCCCCAGGCCCCGGGCCTCCGCAGCCATCAACAACCGCCGCTGCCGCTCGTCCAGCTGCGGGAGCAACACCGCGAACTTCACGGCGAGTTGGTCACGAGTCTCATCCGGGATGCGCATACCACACCAACGAGCCTCAGGGCGGGAAGCAACACCTTGATTCCCTGCAAGCCCTAAGGGCTGTCCCGTAACCGCTGGTCAGGGGTGAGATGATCTTGGTGTGGCTGGTGTGATCACGGCGTCGGAGCCGTCTTGGATAGGTCCCTTCACCGGGCTGAGCCCGCGCTGCTTTGGCAAGTTGGTGACCGCGGTGCGCCGCGAGACCGCTGCTGAGCTCCAGCGCGGGCGGCCCTGGGGGCTCCCGCTGGAAGACCGAGTCCTGTTGATCGCGGCGTACTGGCGCACGAACTTGACGATGCGCCAGCTGGCCCCGCTGTTCGGGATCTCGAAGTCGGCGGCGGACCGGATCATCGACCACCTCGGACCGGTGCTCGCGTTGCAGCCGAGGAAGCGGTTCCGTAAGGACACCGTCTTGATCGTGGATGGCACCCTGGTGCCCACCCGCGACCACCAGGTCGCAGAGCAGTCGAAGAACTACCGGTATTCCACGGCCCATCAGGTCGTCATCGACGCCGACACTCGCCTGGTCGTCGTGGTCGGCCGGCCCTTGCCGGGCAACCGGCACGACTCCCGCGGCTGGGAAGAATCCGGCGCCAAGGCCGCCGTCGGCAACACCATGACCATCGCGGACGGTGGCTACCAGGGGACCGGACTGGTCATCCCGCACCGCCGCCGCAAGGGCGAGGAACTCCCGGACTGGAAGGAGGAACACAACCGGTCGCACAAGCAGGTGAGGGCCCGCGTTGAGCACACCTTCGCCCGTATGAAGGGCTGGAAGATCCTGCGCGACTGCCGACTCAAAGGCGACGGCGTCCATCACGCCATGCTCGGCATCGCCCGCCTGCACAACCTCACCCTCGCCGGATAGGCGAATGGGCAGGACAGCGACCTGCCGCGTCTCCATCGACTCCAAGATCATTACGGGACAAGCCTTAGGGCTTGCAGATCATTAACACGTCGTCTTGATCTTGTTGCTGGGCTCGCCGGTTTGGGCGAGGACCCGAGCTCGGAGGGCCGCGAGGACGACGGGTGGTGTCGTCGCGGGTGGGATGACGATGCCGTGTGCCTCGAGCAGTCTCCTGTTCTTCAGGAGGGTGCGGTGCATCGCGGTGCGGCTGCTGCCGAATAGTACGGCGAGAGGTTCCGCGGCCAGGGCGACCCGCAGATGGAGCACGGTGGCCAGGACCTGTTCGGGGAAGGCGAGCCGGGGCGGACGGCCGCGC includes:
- a CDS encoding GNAT family N-acetyltransferase, with protein sequence MTSHRGISATPRRQLWELQRAAYAAEAELIGFDGIPPLHETLQELRGCTESFLGVSDENGLAGAVSWNRLHDGTLDICRLVVYPRAHRRGIATALLNSLDVMEPADVTLVSTGTANQPALALYQRRGFTLISKRQIAPGVTVTLLERKTDDSPDGPPIHKS
- a CDS encoding STAS domain-containing protein, coding for MEDQWPVQLENCRVASPAGELDVATALDFAFLLRGTASKAGADWLIVDLRRVSFMGCSPLHDLCTAWDRSRATGRWTRVVYDQASIGRLLRLTSLQERFPRYASIDAAWRERFAGVST
- a CDS encoding transposase encodes the protein MSGVITASEPSWIAPFTGLSPRSFGRLVTALRREGADPVRKGRPWGLPLEDRVLLVAAYWRTNLTMRQLAPLFGVSKSAADRIIDHLGPSLALQPRKRFRKDTVLIVDGTLVPTRDHSIAEQSKNYRYSTNHQVVIDADTRLVVVVGRPLPGNRNDCRAWEESGAKAAVGKAMTIADGGYPGTGLVMPHRRRKGEELPDWKQAHNKSHKQVRARVEHVFARMKTWKILRDCRLKGDGVHHAMLGIARLHNLNLAG
- a CDS encoding ISAzo13 family transposase — its product is MRIPDETRDQLAVKFAVLLPQLDERQRRLLMAAEARGLGHGGVRAVAQAAAVSETTVRKGVFELEAGEGPLGRVRRPGGGRKRVADLNLGLRPALLALVEPDVRGDPMSPLRWTVKSTRTLARELTRAGHRVSADTVANLLREEGLSLQANAKTIEGSQHPDRDAQFRYLNEQAREHRDAGQPVISVDTKKKELVGEFKNNGRQWRPSGEPVPVNVHDFADPQLGKAVPYGIYDLAADTGWVNVGTDHDTAAFAVESIRRWWHGQGRAAYPQAARLLITADAGGSNGYRTRAWKLQLARLAAETGLTITVCHLPPGTSKWNKIEHRLFSHITMNWRGRPLTSHEVIVQSIAATTTRTGLRVRAALDTNTYPTGVRIGDAQMAALPLTRHAFHGDWNYALHPQPCPAVPAARAPQAPAPQWEQALLSDPALTGMSRQQLDALTGTLAPDGDARRGRPPRLAFPEQVLATVLHLRVALAAEPLAVLFGSSRTAMHRTLLKNRRLLEAHGIVIPPATTPPVVLAALRARVLAQTGEPSNKIKTTC
- a CDS encoding transposase, producing MAGVITASEPSWIGPFTGLSPRCFGKLVTAVRRETAAELQRGRPWGLPLEDRVLLIAAYWRTNLTMRQLAPLFGISKSAADRIIDHLGPVLALQPRKRFRKDTVLIVDGTLVPTRDHQVAEQSKNYRYSTAHQVVIDADTRLVVVVGRPLPGNRHDSRGWEESGAKAAVGNTMTIADGGYQGTGLVIPHRRRKGEELPDWKEEHNRSHKQVRARVEHTFARMKGWKILRDCRLKGDGVHHAMLGIARLHNLTLAG
- a CDS encoding PP2C family protein-serine/threonine phosphatase, whose translation is MAEGERRPDKGMVDRSEGFGERLLGVLLDRAHEMPPQLIAPLVAEEVARVGGRELSILLQDYAQLLLVPLPGRRLMVGEPEPIGDSPAGAAFLYATPVEVPQADGVRMYLPLLDGSDQVGVMALTLDTVDDDDRRLLRRLAGLVADMLVTKHGYTDQFFLARRREPMSVAAEIQWSLLPPLAMSVPQVAVAGILEPAYNVGGDSFDYALNDDILHVAMVDAMGHGLDSATMATVAVGAYRHARRADIGLSEIYTFMDRAIAGQFGPDHFVTAQMMRLDITTGYLQWVNAGHPAPLLIRNHQVVGQLQGPTTLPVGFGGEEPQVSERMLERGDRVLCFTDGVIEEHEAGEEPFGEEQLIHWVNRIEPEEKGVRAVVRSLSHTLKQQRGGSTSDDATLFLIEWRGGAADHLAVLE